From one Lotus japonicus ecotype B-129 chromosome 3, LjGifu_v1.2 genomic stretch:
- the LOC130743659 gene encoding AT-hook motif nuclear-localized protein 10-like encodes MEDLNQIVMMSHAANSSKNELEPNKEEVTTHTATGDIDIAPHGAKVEVALKLVTGEASEATGSGHVVKRGRGRPRKYKVNESQLTVVTAQPPVFAIQPYGGGENVKRSRGRPRGSTKPQIPTSIMLAGRGFTSHVVDVNTGEDVMSKITPFYQAGPLSVSLLFAHGHVSSVAFLQPDSNNLLRYEGYFQIISLNGSCTYSTEVGGPLTKTFKFAISLLKPDGEMFGGNITSSLIAAGPVRLILATFKQNISNHMKRRQSCGSSTASNIPGNPDSARGDLHKVPRMTKGEIICPTPISAVLPTSSTDGITETPPLS; translated from the exons ATGGAGGACTTGAACCAAATTGTTATGATGTCTCATGCCGCGAACTCCAGCAAGAACGAACTCGAACCAAACAAGGAGGAAGTGACGACACACACCGCCACTGGTGACATCGACATCGCACCACATGGTGCCAAAGTCGAGGTTGCACTGAAACTCGTGACTGGAGAAGCGTCTGAGGCGACAGGTTCTGGACATGTGGTGAAAAGGGGGAGGGGGAGGCCTCGAAAGTACAAAGTTAACGAGAGCCAACTGACTGTAGTGACGGCGCAGCCACCGGTATTCGCCATTCAACCTTATGGCGGAGGTGAAAATGTTAAGCGAAGCAGGGGACGCCCTCGGGGTTCTACGAAGCCACAAATTCCGACTTCCATTA TGTTAGCTGGTCGAGGTTTCACATCTCATGTGGTGGATGTGAACACTGGGGAG GATGTGATGAGCAAGATAACACCATTTTATCAGGCAGGTCCTCTGTCAGTTAGTCTACTTTTTGCTCATGGTCATGTTTCAAGTGTTGCCTTTCTCCAACCTGATTCTAATAACCTATTGAGATATGAG GGCTACTTTCAAATTATATCATTAAATGGATCATGCACCTATTCTACTGAAGTTGGTGGTCCTCTTACAAAAACCTTCAAGTTCGCGATTTCATTGCTTAAACCCGATGGAGAGATGTTTGGAGGGAACATTACAAGCTCCTTGATAGCCGCTGGCCCTGTTCGC CTTATATTGGCAACTTTCAAGCAAAACATAAGCAATCATATGAAGAGAAGGCAGTCATGTGGATCATCTACTGCTTCAAACATCCCAGGTAACCCAGATTCTGCAAGAGGAGATCTGCATAAAGTTCCTAGGATGACAAAAGGGGAGATCATCTGTCCTACACCAATATCAGCAGTGTTGCCAACATCATCAACTGATGGCATAACTGAGACTCCACCTCTTTCTTAG